The Catenuloplanes niger genome includes a window with the following:
- the valS gene encoding valine--tRNA ligase — protein MTDTERFARAGVPERPSLDGLEDTWSRRWQEEGTYAFDRSRDRADVYAIDTPPPTVSGELHMGHVFSYTHTDTVARFQRMRGKTVFYPMGWDDNGLPTERRVQNVFGVRCDPALPYDPAWTPPARPIPAEARKHPVSISRRNFVELCASLTAEDEQEFEALWRRLGLSVDWSLTYTTIGEAARAASQRAFLRNLRRGEAYTADAPTLWDVGFRTAVAQAELEDRERPGAYHRLVFHGPRDVLIDTTRPELLPACVALVCHPDDDRYRDLVGGTVTTPLFGVEVPVHAHPLAAPDKGTGIAMVCTFGDLTDVTWWRELRLDTRVVIGRDGRLLPDGLDREPYGELAGLTVNAARKEIVRLLTESGEMVGEPRPITHPVKFYENGESPLEIVATRQWYVRNGGRDARLRDELLARGRELNWVPGHMRHRYEHWVGGLTGDWLISRQRFFGVPVPVWYRLDNAGEPDYDNPLTPDESALPIDPSSECPPGYVEVHRGRAGGFVADPDVMDTWATSSLTPQIVGGWMRDEDLFARVFPMDLRPQGQEIIRTWLFSSVVRSHLEHGVLPWRDTVLSGWILDPDRKKMSKSKGNVVTPIALLEQHGSDAVRYWAASGRPGTDLAFDPGQIKVGRRLATKILNASKFVLGLGAAGAPRETPDQPLDRAMLTALSAVVRTATDALDGYDHTGALTAAETFFWTFCDDYIELVKERAYGDGPAAVSARAALAIALEVQLRLFAPFLPYATEEAWSWWRYGSVHRAPWPTVHELPADGDPALLRLAGDALSQVRRAKSERKLSMKAEVPLAEALGPADVLDRLALVEGDLRAAAHIAKLDRLPDRTPDLVIACAF, from the coding sequence ATGACGGACACGGAGCGTTTCGCACGCGCCGGCGTCCCCGAGCGACCGTCGCTGGACGGGCTCGAGGACACCTGGTCGCGCCGCTGGCAGGAGGAGGGGACGTACGCGTTCGACCGGTCCAGGGACCGCGCCGACGTGTACGCGATCGACACGCCTCCGCCGACCGTATCCGGCGAGCTGCACATGGGCCACGTCTTCTCGTACACGCACACCGACACGGTCGCGCGGTTCCAGCGCATGCGCGGCAAGACCGTCTTCTACCCGATGGGCTGGGACGACAACGGGCTGCCCACCGAGCGCCGGGTGCAGAACGTGTTCGGGGTCCGGTGCGACCCGGCGCTGCCCTACGACCCGGCGTGGACGCCGCCGGCCCGGCCGATCCCCGCGGAGGCCCGCAAGCACCCGGTCTCGATCTCGCGGCGCAACTTCGTGGAGCTGTGCGCGTCGCTGACCGCGGAGGACGAGCAGGAGTTCGAGGCGCTCTGGCGGCGGCTCGGGCTGTCCGTCGACTGGTCGCTGACATACACCACGATCGGCGAGGCGGCGCGGGCCGCGTCGCAGCGCGCGTTCCTGCGCAACCTGCGCCGGGGCGAGGCCTACACGGCGGACGCGCCGACGCTGTGGGACGTCGGGTTCCGCACCGCGGTCGCGCAGGCGGAGCTGGAGGACCGGGAGCGGCCGGGTGCGTACCATCGGCTGGTCTTTCACGGTCCGCGCGACGTCCTGATCGACACGACGCGCCCGGAGTTGCTGCCCGCGTGCGTCGCGCTGGTCTGCCACCCGGACGACGACCGGTACCGCGACCTGGTCGGCGGCACGGTCACCACGCCGCTGTTCGGCGTCGAGGTCCCGGTGCACGCGCACCCGCTGGCCGCGCCGGACAAGGGCACCGGCATCGCGATGGTCTGCACGTTCGGCGACCTGACGGACGTCACCTGGTGGCGTGAGCTGCGGCTGGACACGCGCGTCGTGATCGGCCGTGACGGCCGGCTGCTGCCCGACGGCCTCGACCGGGAGCCGTACGGCGAGCTGGCGGGCCTGACCGTCAACGCGGCGCGCAAGGAGATCGTCCGGCTGCTGACGGAGTCCGGCGAGATGGTCGGCGAGCCGCGGCCGATCACCCACCCGGTCAAGTTCTACGAGAACGGCGAGTCACCGCTGGAGATCGTCGCGACCCGGCAGTGGTACGTCCGCAACGGCGGCCGGGACGCGCGGCTGCGCGACGAGCTGCTGGCCCGCGGGCGCGAGCTGAACTGGGTGCCGGGCCACATGCGCCACCGCTACGAGCACTGGGTGGGCGGCCTGACCGGGGACTGGCTGATCAGCCGGCAGCGGTTCTTCGGCGTGCCGGTCCCGGTCTGGTACCGGCTCGACAACGCTGGCGAGCCGGATTACGACAACCCTCTCACACCGGACGAGTCCGCGTTGCCGATTGATCCCTCTTCCGAGTGTCCGCCCGGTTATGTCGAAGTTCACCGTGGACGCGCGGGTGGCTTCGTGGCGGATCCGGACGTGATGGACACCTGGGCGACGTCCTCGCTGACGCCGCAGATCGTCGGCGGCTGGATGCGGGACGAGGACCTGTTCGCCCGGGTCTTCCCGATGGACCTGCGGCCGCAGGGTCAGGAGATCATCCGGACCTGGCTGTTCTCCTCGGTCGTCCGGTCGCACCTGGAGCACGGCGTGCTGCCCTGGCGGGACACCGTCCTCTCCGGCTGGATCCTGGACCCGGACCGCAAGAAGATGTCCAAGTCGAAGGGGAACGTGGTCACCCCGATCGCGCTGCTCGAACAGCACGGCTCGGACGCGGTGCGGTACTGGGCGGCCAGCGGGCGGCCCGGCACCGACCTCGCGTTCGACCCCGGCCAGATCAAGGTCGGCCGGCGGCTGGCGACGAAGATCCTGAACGCGTCCAAGTTCGTGCTCGGGCTGGGCGCGGCCGGCGCGCCGCGGGAGACGCCGGACCAGCCGCTGGACCGGGCGATGCTGACCGCGCTGTCGGCCGTGGTCCGGACCGCCACGGACGCGCTGGACGGCTACGACCACACGGGTGCGCTGACCGCGGCGGAGACGTTCTTCTGGACGTTCTGCGACGACTACATCGAGCTGGTCAAGGAGCGCGCGTACGGGGACGGGCCGGCCGCGGTCTCCGCCCGGGCCGCGCTCGCCATCGCGCTCGAGGTGCAGCTGCGCCTGTTCGCGCCGTTCCTGCCGTACGCGACCGAGGAGGCGTGGTCCTGGTGGCGGTACGGTTCGGTGCACCGCGCGCCGTGGCCGACCGTGCACGAACTGCCGGCCGACGGCGACCCGGCGCTGCTCCGGCTGGCCGGTGACGCGCTGTCCCAGGTGCGGCGCGCGAAGTCGGAGCGCAAGCTGTCGATGAAGGCGGAGGTCCCGCTGGCCGAGGCGCTCGGCCCGGCGGACGTGCTGGACCGGCTCGCGCTGGTCGAGGGCGACCTGCGGGCCGCCGCGCACATCGCGAAGCTGGACCGGCTGCCGGACCGTACCCCCGATCTGGTCATCGCCTGCGCCTTCTGA
- a CDS encoding MOSC domain-containing protein, which yields MTHGIEVGRVAALWRYPVKSMAAEPLDRADLGWFGLAGDRRWAFVRDLPARNGFPWLTIRQRPDLLHYRPWLTEPDRPDASPVQVTTPSGEKLDVDDPVLAAELGDGVRVMKVDRGLFDSAPLSVLSTQSVDALSRLLDDAEVDPLRFRPNLLIEAGDTAPAFPEEAWIGATLTVGGARLHLDRRDKRCMIVNVDPVTGRRDPGILRAIAGQRDVCFGVYASPVEPGPVAVGDPVVLTVPER from the coding sequence GTGACGCACGGGATCGAGGTCGGCAGGGTCGCCGCACTGTGGCGCTACCCGGTCAAGTCGATGGCCGCGGAGCCGCTGGACCGCGCGGACCTCGGGTGGTTCGGCCTGGCCGGCGACCGCCGCTGGGCGTTCGTCCGGGACCTGCCCGCGCGTAACGGTTTCCCGTGGCTGACCATCCGGCAGCGGCCGGACCTGCTGCACTACCGCCCGTGGCTGACCGAGCCGGACCGGCCGGACGCGTCGCCGGTGCAGGTCACCACGCCGTCCGGGGAGAAGCTCGACGTGGACGACCCGGTGCTCGCGGCCGAGCTGGGCGACGGCGTCCGGGTGATGAAGGTCGACCGCGGCCTGTTCGACTCCGCGCCGCTCAGCGTGCTCAGCACCCAGTCGGTCGACGCCCTGTCCCGGCTGCTCGACGACGCCGAGGTCGACCCGCTGCGGTTCCGGCCGAACCTGCTGATCGAGGCCGGGGACACCGCGCCCGCGTTCCCGGAGGAGGCGTGGATCGGCGCGACGCTCACCGTCGGCGGCGCCCGCCTGCACCTGGACCGCCGGGACAAACGCTGCATGATCGTGAACGTGGATCCGGTGACCGGGCGCCGCGACCCGGGCATCCTGCGCGCGATCGCCGGGCAGCGCGACGTGTGCTTCGGCGTCTACGCCTCGCCGGTCGAGCCCGGCCCGGTGGCGGTCGGCGACCCGGTGGTGCTGACCGTTCCGGAACGGTAG
- a CDS encoding DNA recombination protein RmuC: protein MELSTVVVVIVCLGTGGALGWLLARSRASADLARLEATLDATRDGEQRLEASLRALSFESTAQSQEAVARAVAPLHDALRRYEQRVAELEHDRVDAYAELREQVRAMNTVAGGLRTETKQLVAALRAPQVRGRWGEHQLRRVVEAAGMLEHCDFAEQVTAATDTATVRPDLVVRLHGGRTVVVDAKAPFEGYLTAMEARDERSRDTALDAHARHLRGHVDALAAKSYWAAFDDTPDFVVLFVPADTFLDAALQRDPMLLEHAFARNVVLATPATLMALLRTIAHGWRHSELTRNATIVHGVARELYGRLSTLGDHVTKLGSSLEGAVSAYNRAVGSLESRVLVSARKLADLGVSRTPLETPAQIEVAPRQPQAPELVTSSEERPSSYPA, encoded by the coding sequence ATGGAGCTCTCGACCGTGGTCGTGGTGATCGTCTGTCTCGGTACCGGCGGCGCGCTCGGCTGGCTGCTGGCCCGCTCACGCGCCTCCGCCGACCTGGCCCGGCTGGAGGCGACGCTGGATGCCACCCGCGACGGCGAGCAACGGCTGGAGGCGTCGCTGCGCGCGCTGTCCTTCGAGTCGACCGCGCAGTCCCAGGAGGCGGTGGCCCGCGCGGTCGCGCCGCTGCACGACGCGCTGCGCCGCTACGAACAGCGCGTCGCCGAGCTGGAGCACGACCGCGTCGACGCGTACGCGGAGCTGCGCGAACAGGTCCGGGCGATGAACACGGTCGCCGGCGGGCTGCGGACCGAGACGAAGCAGCTGGTCGCCGCGCTGCGGGCGCCGCAGGTGCGCGGCCGGTGGGGCGAGCACCAGCTGCGTCGGGTGGTCGAGGCGGCCGGCATGCTGGAGCACTGCGACTTCGCCGAGCAGGTCACCGCCGCGACCGACACCGCGACGGTCCGGCCCGACCTGGTGGTGCGGCTGCACGGCGGCCGGACCGTGGTGGTGGACGCGAAGGCGCCGTTCGAGGGTTACCTGACCGCGATGGAGGCCCGGGACGAGCGCAGCCGGGACACCGCGCTGGACGCGCACGCCCGGCACCTGCGCGGGCACGTGGACGCGCTGGCCGCGAAGTCGTACTGGGCCGCGTTCGACGACACGCCGGACTTCGTGGTGCTGTTCGTGCCGGCCGACACGTTCCTGGACGCGGCGCTGCAGCGCGACCCGATGCTGCTGGAGCACGCGTTCGCGCGCAACGTCGTGCTGGCCACGCCGGCCACGCTGATGGCGCTGCTGCGGACCATCGCGCACGGCTGGCGGCACTCCGAACTGACCCGGAACGCGACGATCGTGCACGGCGTGGCGCGCGAGCTCTACGGCCGGCTGTCCACGCTCGGCGACCACGTGACCAAGCTCGGGTCCTCACTCGAGGGCGCGGTGTCGGCCTACAACCGGGCGGTCGGGTCGCTGGAGTCGCGCGTGCTGGTGAGTGCGCGCAAGCTGGCCGACCTGGGCGTCTCCCGCACTCCGCTGGAGACGCCCGCGCAGATCGAGGTGGCGCCGCGTCAGCCGCAGGCGCCGGAGTTGGTCACGAGCTCTGAAGAGCGGCCTTCCTCATATCCCGCTTGA
- a CDS encoding 4-hydroxy-3-methylbut-2-enyl diphosphate reductase — protein MSETSRKRVLLAKPRGYCAGVDRAVQTVEESLKLYGAPIYVRKQIVHNKHVVSSLEAKGAIFVEENEEVPEGATVIFSAHGVAPTVHESAKARNLRAIDATCPLVTKVHHEARRFAAEDYDILLIGHEGHEEVIGTAGEAPAHVQLVDGPDGVDKVTVRDPSKVVWLSQTTLSVDETMETVARLKTKLPLLVSPPSDDICYATSNRQHVVKEIAPDCDVMIVVGSTNSSNSVRLVEVALQYGARAGHLVDFAHEIQDEWLVGATTVGLTSGASVPDDLVMDVLKHLAARGFGEVEEILTAEERLTFSLPQELKRDMRKAALQSS, from the coding sequence GTGAGCGAGACGAGCCGTAAGCGGGTCCTGCTGGCCAAGCCGCGTGGCTACTGCGCGGGTGTGGACCGGGCGGTGCAGACCGTCGAAGAGTCACTGAAGCTCTACGGTGCCCCGATCTACGTCCGGAAGCAGATCGTGCACAACAAGCACGTGGTCTCCTCGCTGGAGGCCAAGGGTGCGATCTTCGTGGAGGAGAACGAGGAGGTGCCGGAGGGCGCCACCGTCATCTTCTCCGCGCACGGCGTGGCCCCCACGGTGCACGAGTCCGCGAAGGCGCGGAACCTGCGCGCGATCGACGCGACCTGCCCGCTGGTGACGAAGGTGCACCACGAGGCCCGCCGGTTCGCGGCCGAGGACTACGACATCCTGCTGATCGGGCACGAGGGGCACGAGGAGGTCATCGGTACGGCCGGTGAGGCCCCCGCGCACGTGCAGCTGGTCGACGGGCCGGACGGCGTCGACAAGGTCACCGTGCGTGACCCCAGCAAGGTGGTCTGGCTGTCCCAGACCACGCTCTCCGTCGACGAGACGATGGAGACCGTGGCCCGGCTGAAGACGAAGCTGCCGCTGCTGGTCTCGCCGCCGAGCGACGACATCTGCTACGCCACCTCCAACCGGCAGCACGTGGTCAAGGAGATCGCGCCGGACTGCGACGTGATGATCGTGGTCGGCTCGACGAACTCGTCGAACTCGGTGCGCCTGGTCGAGGTCGCGCTGCAGTACGGCGCGAGGGCCGGCCACCTGGTCGACTTCGCGCACGAGATCCAGGACGAGTGGCTGGTGGGTGCCACCACGGTCGGCCTGACCTCCGGTGCCAGCGTGCCGGACGATCTGGTGATGGACGTGCTGAAGCACCTGGCGGCGCGCGGCTTCGGCGAGGTCGAGGAGATCCTCACGGCGGAGGAGCGGCTGACGTTCTCGCTGCCGCAGGAGCTCAAGCGGGATATGAGGAAGGCCGCTCTTCAGAGCTCGTGA